The Quadrisphaera sp. DSM 44207 genome window below encodes:
- a CDS encoding ATP-binding protein: MRLRLPKDAKAPLLARAFVRTAMCEKHSREARDEVELLVSELVTNAVVHGGSLVTMEVDCEGPQGIAVTVRDSSPSWPVSRSAGPLDEGGRGMALVELISDAWGVHEAGLPQAPDDGQAASAGPVDQVLARVPRQAQGKAVWFRLAG, from the coding sequence GTGCGACTGAGGCTGCCCAAGGACGCGAAGGCCCCCCTGCTGGCGCGGGCCTTCGTGCGGACCGCGATGTGCGAGAAGCACTCGCGCGAGGCGCGGGACGAGGTCGAGCTGCTCGTCTCCGAGCTGGTGACCAACGCCGTGGTCCACGGCGGGTCCCTGGTCACGATGGAGGTGGACTGCGAGGGACCGCAGGGCATCGCGGTGACCGTCAGAGACAGCAGCCCCTCCTGGCCGGTCAGCCGCTCCGCCGGCCCGCTCGACGAGGGAGGGCGGGGCATGGCGCTGGTGGAGCTCATCAGCGACGCCTGGGGCGTGCACGAGGCGGGCCTTCCGCAGGCGCCCGATGACGGGCAGGCCGCCTCCGCGGGACCGGTGGACCAGGTGCTCGCTCGCGTGCCGCGCCAGGCGCAGGGGAAGGCGGTGTGGTTCCGGCTGGCCGGCTGA
- the argH gene encoding argininosuccinate lyase, with translation MSLWGGRFAGGPAAALAELSRSTHFDWRLAPYDVRASMAHARVLHAAGLLTDDQLAGMLTALQELLDDVRSGAFGPAPDDEDVHTALERGLLERAGTDLGGRLRAGRSRNDQVATLLRMHLRDAARRVGALVAELVAVLADQAEAHLGVAVPGRTHLQHAQPVLLSHHLLAHAWALLRDLDRLADWDDRAALSPYGSGALAGSSLGLDPQAVAAELGFAGSVPNSIDGTASRDVAAEFAFVAAMVGVDLSRIAEEVVLWATREFGFVELDDAYSTGSSIMPQKKNPDVAELARGKAGRLIGDLTGLLATLKGLPLAYNRDLQEDKEPVFDAADTLEVLLPAVTGMVATLRFRTARMEELAPQGFSLATDVAEHLVRRGVAFRVAHEVAGACVRRCEELGVELHELSDDELAAISPHLGPDVRDVLTVAGSLASRDARGGTAPVRVAEQLAELRAALAAARLA, from the coding sequence GGCCCCCTACGACGTGCGGGCGTCGATGGCGCACGCGCGGGTCCTGCACGCCGCGGGCCTGCTCACCGACGACCAGCTGGCCGGCATGCTCACCGCCCTGCAGGAGCTGCTGGACGACGTGCGCTCCGGCGCGTTCGGGCCCGCACCGGACGACGAGGACGTGCACACGGCCCTCGAGCGCGGGCTGCTGGAGCGGGCCGGCACCGACCTCGGCGGCAGGCTGCGCGCCGGGCGCTCGCGCAACGACCAGGTCGCGACCCTGCTGCGGATGCACCTGCGCGACGCCGCGCGCCGCGTGGGCGCGCTGGTGGCCGAGCTCGTGGCGGTCCTGGCCGACCAGGCCGAGGCGCACCTCGGCGTCGCGGTGCCCGGGCGCACGCACCTGCAGCACGCCCAGCCGGTGCTGCTCAGCCACCACCTGCTCGCCCACGCCTGGGCGCTGCTGCGCGACCTCGACCGCCTCGCCGACTGGGACGACCGGGCCGCGCTGTCGCCCTACGGCTCCGGCGCCCTGGCCGGCTCCTCCCTGGGCCTGGACCCGCAGGCCGTCGCCGCCGAGCTCGGGTTCGCCGGCTCGGTGCCCAACAGCATCGACGGGACGGCCTCGCGCGACGTCGCCGCCGAGTTCGCCTTCGTCGCCGCGATGGTCGGCGTGGACCTCTCCCGGATCGCGGAGGAGGTCGTGCTGTGGGCCACGAGGGAGTTCGGGTTCGTCGAGCTGGACGACGCCTACTCGACCGGGTCGAGCATCATGCCGCAGAAGAAGAACCCCGACGTCGCGGAGCTCGCGCGCGGCAAGGCGGGCCGGCTGATCGGGGACCTGACGGGGCTGCTCGCCACCCTCAAGGGCCTGCCGCTGGCGTACAACCGCGACCTGCAGGAGGACAAGGAGCCGGTCTTCGACGCGGCCGACACCCTGGAGGTGCTGCTGCCGGCGGTCACCGGCATGGTCGCCACGCTGCGCTTCCGCACCGCTCGGATGGAGGAGCTCGCCCCGCAGGGCTTCTCCCTCGCCACGGACGTCGCCGAGCACCTCGTGCGCCGCGGCGTCGCGTTCCGCGTCGCCCACGAGGTCGCGGGGGCCTGCGTGCGCCGCTGCGAGGAGCTCGGGGTCGAGCTGCACGAGCTGTCCGACGACGAGCTGGCCGCGATCTCCCCGCACCTGGGCCCCGACGTCCGCGACGTCCTCACCGTCGCCGGGTCGCTGGCCTCCCGCGACGCGCGCGGCGGGACGGCGCCGGTGCGCGTGGCCGAGCAGCTGGCGGAGCTGCGCGCCGCCCTGGCCGCCGCCCGGCTCGCCTGA
- a CDS encoding DNA-3-methyladenine glycosylase, translating to MPPPEPTEHPEPLEPSAVLPRAFFDRPVLDVAADLLGRVLQHRTVEGAVAVRLTEVEAYAGEDDPGSHAFRGRTPRTAVMFGPPGHAYVYLSYGMHWCLNLVCGPAGRASAVLVRAGEVVEGRALARARRPSARTDRDLARGPARLAAALGVDRALDGADLCAPAAALRVLAGAAVPGAAVRTGARVGVAGPGGDAASFPWRSWLDGEATVSAYRAAVPRRRPRT from the coding sequence GTGCCGCCGCCCGAGCCGACCGAGCACCCCGAGCCGCTCGAGCCGTCCGCCGTGCTGCCGCGCGCGTTCTTCGACCGCCCGGTGCTCGACGTGGCCGCCGACCTGCTGGGCCGCGTCCTGCAGCACCGGACGGTCGAGGGCGCGGTCGCCGTCCGCCTCACCGAGGTCGAGGCCTACGCCGGCGAGGACGACCCCGGCTCGCACGCCTTCCGCGGGCGCACGCCGCGCACGGCGGTGATGTTCGGCCCGCCCGGGCACGCCTACGTCTACCTCAGCTACGGCATGCACTGGTGCCTGAACCTCGTCTGCGGCCCCGCGGGCCGGGCGTCCGCGGTGCTCGTGCGCGCGGGGGAGGTCGTCGAGGGCCGCGCGCTGGCGCGGGCGCGGCGCCCCAGCGCGCGCACCGACCGCGACCTCGCCCGCGGCCCCGCCCGCCTGGCGGCGGCCCTCGGGGTCGACCGCGCGCTGGACGGCGCGGACCTGTGCGCTCCCGCGGCCGCGCTGCGCGTGCTGGCGGGCGCGGCCGTCCCGGGCGCCGCCGTGCGCACCGGTGCGCGCGTGGGCGTGGCCGGTCCCGGCGGGGACGCCGCCTCCTTCCCGTGGCGCTCCTGGCTCGACGGCGAGGCGACGGTCTCGGCCTACCGGGCCGCGGTGCCGCGTCGGCGCCCGCGCACCTGA
- the tyrS gene encoding tyrosine--tRNA ligase, with amino-acid sequence MADILEELRWRGLVAHATDEAALAAELAAGPVAYYVGFDPTAPSLHVGHLVQVLTARRLQDAGHRPLALVGGATGLIGDPKASGERAMNSPEVVAGWTQRLRRQIEPFLDFTGPAAARMVDNLEWTAPMSAIELLRDVGRHFSVNRMLDREAVAARLAAGGISYTEFSYVLLQSNDYLQLHRRHGCRLQLGGSDQWGNITAGAELIRRVDAERVHALATPLLTKADGTKFGKTESGAVWLDPELTSPYAFYQFWLAAEDERVGTYLRALTFRGREEVEALEAEAAERPQARAAQRALARDVTTLVHGAEATARAEAASAALFGRGDLRALDARTLADAVAELPVARVGAGEALEVPRLLAAAGVVPSVSAGRRAVAEGGAYVNNDRVSDADAPLDASELLQGRWLVLRRGRRTLGAVEVVPS; translated from the coding sequence GTGGCCGACATCCTGGAGGAGCTGCGCTGGCGGGGCCTGGTGGCGCACGCCACCGACGAGGCCGCGCTGGCCGCCGAGCTCGCCGCCGGGCCGGTCGCGTACTACGTGGGCTTCGACCCCACGGCGCCGAGCCTGCACGTCGGCCACCTGGTGCAGGTCCTCACCGCCCGCCGCCTGCAGGACGCCGGCCACCGCCCGCTCGCCCTCGTCGGCGGGGCCACGGGCCTGATCGGGGACCCGAAGGCCTCGGGGGAGCGGGCGATGAACAGCCCGGAGGTCGTGGCCGGGTGGACGCAGCGCCTGCGCCGCCAGATCGAGCCGTTCCTGGACTTCACCGGCCCGGCGGCCGCGCGGATGGTGGACAACCTGGAGTGGACGGCGCCGATGTCGGCGATCGAGCTGCTGCGCGACGTCGGCAGGCACTTCAGCGTCAACCGCATGCTCGACCGCGAGGCCGTCGCCGCGCGCCTGGCCGCGGGCGGCATCAGCTACACCGAGTTCAGCTACGTCCTCCTGCAGAGCAACGACTACCTGCAGCTGCACCGCCGGCACGGCTGCAGGCTGCAGCTGGGCGGCAGCGACCAGTGGGGCAACATCACCGCCGGCGCCGAGCTGATCCGCCGCGTCGACGCCGAGCGCGTGCACGCCCTGGCGACCCCGCTGCTGACCAAGGCGGACGGCACGAAGTTCGGCAAGACGGAGTCCGGAGCGGTGTGGCTGGACCCGGAGCTGACCAGCCCCTACGCCTTCTACCAGTTCTGGCTCGCCGCCGAGGACGAGCGCGTGGGCACCTACCTGCGGGCCCTGACCTTCCGCGGCCGCGAGGAGGTGGAGGCCCTCGAGGCCGAGGCGGCCGAGCGGCCCCAGGCCCGCGCCGCGCAGCGGGCGCTCGCCCGCGACGTCACGACCCTCGTCCACGGCGCCGAGGCCACGGCCCGCGCCGAGGCGGCCAGCGCCGCCCTGTTCGGCCGCGGGGACCTGCGCGCCCTCGACGCGCGGACCCTCGCCGACGCCGTGGCGGAGCTGCCCGTGGCCCGCGTCGGTGCGGGGGAGGCCCTGGAGGTGCCGCGCCTGCTGGCCGCGGCCGGGGTGGTCCCCAGCGTGTCGGCGGGGCGGCGGGCGGTGGCGGAGGGGGGCGCGTACGTGAACAACGACCGCGTGAGCGACGCCGACGCCCCGCTCGACGCCTCCGAGCTCCTCCAGGGGCGGTGGCTGGTCCTGCGGCGGGGACGGCGCACCCTGGGTGCGGTCGAGGTCGTCCCGTCCTGA